Proteins from a genomic interval of Microbacterium abyssi:
- a CDS encoding CCA tRNA nucleotidyltransferase has protein sequence MLNMAEGLARLRALAEEPVVSAVAVAFEKAGFELAVVGGPVRDALLGRDVHDLDFTTNASPDEILRIVTPISTAQWDIGRAFGTIGARVRGEQVEITTYRADSYDGVTRKPTVEFGDTIESDLVRRDFRVNAMALQVPGIKLVDPTGGVEDLVSGILRTPTDPNVSFGDDPLRMLRAARFSAQLGFDIDGDTRDAIARLRETLKIVSPERIQGELVRLMQTDDPVRGIRVLVDTGLIEEFMPEVSALRLEVDEHHHHKDVYEHSLTVLQQTIELEHARHPGDAPDVPLRIAALLHDIGKPRTRKLEPGGAVTFHHHDVVGSRMARKRLQALRFDGETTDAVATLIELHLRFFGYAEGAWTDAAVRRYVRDAGDLLERLHILTRADVTTRNRRKASRLASAYDDIEKRIADLREQEELDAMRPELDGNQIQQILGIRPGREVGEAYRFLLDLRLDEGVIGPDAAEQRLRDWWAARG, from the coding sequence ATGCTGAACATGGCCGAGGGGCTCGCACGTCTGCGCGCGCTCGCAGAAGAACCGGTCGTCTCGGCGGTGGCCGTCGCATTCGAGAAGGCGGGGTTCGAGCTCGCCGTCGTCGGCGGACCGGTGCGCGACGCGCTGCTCGGACGCGACGTGCACGACCTCGATTTCACGACGAACGCGTCCCCAGACGAGATCCTCCGGATCGTCACCCCGATCTCCACCGCCCAGTGGGACATCGGTCGCGCGTTCGGAACGATCGGCGCGAGAGTGCGCGGCGAACAGGTCGAGATCACCACCTACCGTGCCGACAGCTACGACGGCGTCACGCGCAAGCCGACCGTGGAGTTCGGCGACACGATCGAGAGCGACCTCGTGCGCCGCGACTTCCGTGTCAACGCCATGGCCCTGCAGGTCCCCGGTATCAAGCTCGTCGACCCGACCGGCGGCGTGGAGGATCTTGTCTCGGGCATCCTTCGCACCCCGACCGACCCGAACGTGAGCTTCGGCGACGACCCGCTCCGGATGCTGCGTGCCGCCCGCTTCAGCGCGCAGCTCGGCTTCGACATCGACGGCGACACCCGTGACGCGATCGCCCGACTGCGCGAGACCCTGAAGATCGTCAGCCCCGAGCGCATCCAGGGCGAGCTCGTGCGGCTCATGCAGACCGACGACCCCGTGCGCGGCATCCGCGTCCTCGTCGACACCGGACTCATCGAGGAGTTCATGCCCGAGGTCAGCGCGCTGCGCCTCGAGGTCGACGAGCATCACCACCACAAGGACGTCTACGAGCACTCGCTCACCGTGCTGCAGCAGACGATCGAGCTCGAACACGCTCGTCACCCCGGCGACGCCCCCGACGTCCCGTTGCGGATCGCCGCCCTGCTGCACGACATCGGCAAGCCCCGCACCCGCAAGCTCGAGCCCGGGGGAGCGGTGACCTTCCACCACCACGACGTGGTCGGTTCGCGCATGGCGCGCAAGCGCCTCCAGGCCCTGCGCTTCGATGGCGAGACCACGGATGCCGTCGCCACTCTCATCGAGCTGCATCTGCGGTTCTTCGGCTACGCCGAGGGAGCGTGGACCGACGCCGCCGTCCGCCGCTACGTGCGCGACGCCGGCGACCTGCTCGAACGCCTGCACATCCTCACCCGCGCGGACGTGACGACCCGCAACCGGCGCAAGGCCTCTCGCCTCGCATCCGCCTATGACGACATCGAGAAGCGCATCGCCGACCTGCGCGAGCAGGAGGAGCTCGACGCCATGCGTCCTGAGCTCGACGGCAACCAGATCCAGCAGATCCTGGGGATCCGGCCCGGACGCGAAGTGGGCGAGGCGTACCGGTTCCTGCTCGACCTGCGCCTGGACGAGGGCGTGATCGGTCCGGATGCCGCCGAGCAGCGCCTGCGCGACTGGTGGGCCGCGCGGGGGTAG